In the Gopherus evgoodei ecotype Sinaloan lineage chromosome 19, rGopEvg1_v1.p, whole genome shotgun sequence genome, AATGTTATTAAATCCATGAAATGTCAAACCCAAGGATGCCTCTTTATTCTTTCATCTTTTGTCCAGACATCCCTACTGAGCTAGACCATGGATGGGTTCCTGCACTACACTTGACAACTATTCCCTAGCCTCCACTGAAAGAGATTCCActcttccctaggcaattttttcCCGTTCTTAACAactctgacagttgggaagtttttcttaatatccagccCAAACCTCCCTTACTgccatttaagcccattgcttcttgtcctatcctcagcggTTAAGGAGAACAGTTTTTGTCCCCCCTCATTGTAACCATCTTATGTATCTGAAAACTTATGTTcctcctcagttttctcttcttccccactaaacaaacccaatttttttcagtctttcctcatagctcatgttttctagacctttaatcatttttgttactctcctctgggctttctccaaatctttcttgaaTGTTAATTCTACTTTATTATcttagaaaaataaacattttatttactaGATATCTAATTTTTTATTCATTAGTTGTGCCAAGCAGTATTTGTATGGAAATTGGAATTAATTTAAAAGTGCACAGAAAAGAAATTTAGAATCATGAGTTAAAAATCTTACTTGTGCTGGATACATAAAAAATAACTATCAAAATTGCATTTAAAACATACTGATTGGTTAAAGGAAGTGTCTGTAGTTAATGAATTGAACTAAACATTTCAGATCACCATGTCCATCAAGATTTTGAGTTCTAATAGATCTCATCCTCACTCTCCATTTTTATTCGTAGATTGAGAGAACACACTTCCTTGCTTTTTCAACTCTCTCCGTTTTGAACGAGCTGGTAATTGAACTTGAACTACTTGAATAAACAAATGAAACAATATTTTCTATGTacctgcagaagaagctactTCTGTCAAAAGCCgatttagcacttcaacaaactctggttccaggtgcttagccagtgacttccatcagtttagtggtttgactttctttaaaactccaGCAGCAAATGTGAACtgttgaattttttaaatttaaattttaattattgTAAATTTAGtccttaacataggttgtcatGAAGTTACATTAATATTGAAATTAAGTGGGcttattttgaaaaacaaatttattttagaagTCCATGTAAAGTACAATGGAGggggattttggttttttttttttaaatgatttttatccaccctgatctTGGCAGAAGAAAAAAGTAGCAGCCCAGGCCAGTCTTACAAAAGGAAGCTGCTTATGGCTTCTAGGGTACTTTAGAGACAGAACTATTTTTAATACTGCATGAAGTACTGGCCATAGTACGGTATCAACACAGGCTCCATCTTTGTCCAATTCACTATTAAGGAATCAAAATGTAAAAGTATCTGAACAAACTGATGATGTTCATTTTCCCATGCAAGTCCCAGACACCCCCACATCAGCTGGACTGAGCAGACACGAGATAGGAGGAATGGAGCTTTAATGCAAATGACCAATTCTAAGCATGAACCAAGGAAGGGCATGTTGGCTGATCCTTTGTGAAATACACTTATTGTTTGGCCCTTTTATAGAGATGGTGCAGAAATTAAATAGGGCAAACTTGGTCTTACGAATGCTTGTTTACCAGACTCAATTAAACAATGGACAGACTGAAGAGAACAAAATTAACGTTTCATAAACGTAAATATTTTGTGGCTACGCCTGAAGCAGATTTTATGAGACACTGAGAAGAATAAGTGTTACGGAAACTAAGACTTACTGTTGGAATCTCTCAAGTTCACTAAAAAATAAGGTGACCAGTGATTCCACTCTTCTGGAACCGCACTTTGGAACTCTGAACTGGTCTCTGATTTAAATCAGAGGACTTCGCAGATGACACTGAATATCCAAGCTGCCTTGAATCAGTCTCCGTCTGTCCCCCACAATATAGGGCAGAGATTTTACTCTTCAAGGAGCCTCTATGCTAGTAATTGAATGCGGTCTGTCTTCCTTTCCCTGTGGCATTTAGGTAAACGGCTGCTTGCTCGATCCTCTGCCCCCTATGGTGATTAGGAAAGGATGCCAGTCACTGCCTACTAGCATGATGGAAACCTCTATTGATGAGGGGATAGAGACAGAAGGCGAATCAGAAGACGATCCCGCACAGGCATTTGCAGCCCTCCAAGCAACCCGCTGTGGGAAAAGACGTCACACTCTGGCGGAAGTGACCAACCAGCTTGTCATGATGCCAGGTACAGGTACATAAATTGTAGAGGTCTCTGCATAAGTTTAAGGCTCCAAGAGCCCCGCTTGTTACATGCTGGATGAACACTAGCTTGGTTTGTGtcttaataaataaaaagctgcTTTTCTTGatcattattaatttatttgaggCAGATATGAAGACAGGAGAGCAAATTCACAGCTGGCCTATGCAAGCACCACTGTATCCAATCTAATGGCAATGTAGAAAGGGTAGAGGGTGGCACGCAATTTAAAAGTTACAGTTTTGGCATAATTAACAATCCCAACATATTTAATTTCCAGGTGATGTTTGTTCCTAGAAAAACACTAGTTTCTCTGGCAGCCCCATGCCAATGTGGGGATGCAGCAATGCCAAGTTGGGGTATGATCTTGTCAGCTCCCCCAAGTTGAACAGAATCTAGACAGTACTTGAATGGGAAATTCCTCAAGAAAATGAGTGTGGTGAAGGAAACAAGATTGGTGACTTAATGGCATTCTACCAGAGTCAGTACTCAGAGGTCTTAGTGCAAGGCTAAAGCCCTCAGCTGTTGTCTTTTAGGAATTATAGAGCCAAGTTCATAACCACATCTAACCATTCAAGATTCCATCACACTTCTGCAAGTGTTGGTTCCCACTCACCCTGCTAGGTTCCAGTTTGGGTAATTCCATTCTGCCTCCCTGAATTCCTATTGCAGTTTCATTTGGATGTGGAATGCACATCTTCATGTCTCCAATAGTTGTGTAGTTTCACCCAGTGGTGAATGAAGTGAGTGTTTGAAAAAGCGCTTTGGGAGCGCAGTATCCCTGCTAGCAAGCCATTTAACTTATTTTATCCTTCAGCTTAGTATTAAAACCAGGGGTGTGACCCCATTGCAGTGCTGGAAGTATTAGTGTGTTTATAAAGCTTGCATTTTTTCTTACACTTCCTCCATGCCAGTCACTGGAGACCGTGCTAGCAGAAATGGCTCAAACCTGTGGTGCTTTGCTTTGCTAAAATACTGCACTTTTCATTTAATCTAGTACTTGTTATTTCTCACAGGGAAAGTCTACTCCTTGGATGAGAATCCATCTTTGGGCAGCATTGACTCAGAATATGATATGGGATCTTTTCAGAGGGATCTTAACTTCCTTGAGGACACTCCTACACTGAAAGAAATGATGCTGGCCAACCAGTCAGCACCCAGAGTGACACCCCCTTTCATAGGCCTGAGACCTGCCAATCCAGCCATGCAGGCACTGACCTCCCAGAAACGAGAGGCCCACAACCGCTCCCCCGTCAGTTTCCGAGAGGGGCGCAGGGCATCTGACACATCCCTCACACAAGGTAACTGTTTCACTGTTGTCATGAGAAGTTAGACACAAATTTAGTACCATGTGTGCTTTAACCCAAGCTTTAGTGGCGAAATATGGCTCAGCTGGGCCTTGCAGAGTTCAGCTGGCTGTGCTGACCGAATAGCAATAGTTTTGCTGATATTGTTCTATTTGACATTTGTCCAGGAATTGTAGCATTTAGACAGCACCTTCAGAATCTGGCACGAACCAAAGGAATCCTGGAGTTGAATAAAGTCCAGCTCCTATATGAACAGATGGGATCAGAAGAAGAGCCCAACCTAACATCGACTGCTCCCCACTTGCAGAATCTCGTGAACAGCCCCCCTCAGGTGTGTGTTAAGCACTGATAATGTGTTTGGTGCAGTACAAGCCACAGGCACAAACAAGCCCCTTCCTCAAAGAGACAGATAAAGAGGAGAGGAGATGCACTGGGAGACCTAGAAGAGACGTTAATTTAGAGCTTAAATTTGCTTCTGTCCCCCTCACTTGCATAATGGAGGGTAAAGTAGTTACTGAGCTCCTGTGAGTTGGTGTTTGCCAGACTTGTGGAACCAGTGAGATGGTATTCTGGGATCTTCAGATCTAACAGATTGTTAGTTTGTCTAAAGGACCTGTGGTTTAGATGCATATAGAACTACATTCTGTTCTGCCACAGTGGAGTTACTGTGCTGTAACAGAACTGACCTCCGCCTGTCATTTTAAAAGTGGTTGGTGGTATATCACTTGGTCAGCTTTGGCCTTCTTTTGCCAGACAAAAGTCCAGCTAGTTGCTTCCATTTTCCTTTATTTGCCTGTTTGTAATAAAACAGGAGGCAGCAAATGTAAATAAGTGCTTTCTATCTTTTCTCTTTGGGCCCACCTCCTCAGGGGAATAATCTGCATGGATGGTCAATAGAACCTCTTGTACCCCTTGCAAAATGTTCTAGAGACTAAATCTGAAGCACTGATAATCCCAGCGCTTTCTCACAATTTGCTGAGATTTAGATGCCATTCCTCATTCTCTGGAAACCAGAAAGTCACAATCCATTCAGAAGAATGTGTCATTAAGTCTGATATGTCCGAGCTCAGTTGTGGTACCAACCAATGAACTGTTCTCTCTCCAGCCACATAAGCAGCTATCGTGCCTTTTGGAGACACCCACTGTGTGTATCGTTTTTTAAAATTCGTATCAAAAGCCTTTTGTCTTTGgttttaaaactgaaaagagGCAGACATATTCACAGGGTCAGGATCACTTTCTCCTGGTGCCACTGGGATCAGAGAGCAGATGAGTCAGAAAATACCTTGTATTTCTCCAGGTTAGTCAATTGTGTTCCTTTTCTATTATGTGGCATAGAGGAGAATTCTAAACAATCATATCTAAATTCTAAACAATCCTAAATGAGCAATGAGCCCTGCAGATCAAGTGGCACTAGAGTGTAAGCAGCTCCCTAAAGAGTTTAAGCAGAAAATGTAGCTTCTGTCTGGAGGAATTAAACTGTGCTCTTACCTTCTCTTCCCAGGAGGAAGCTTCTCAGCAGCAGGAGATTCTATCTGCCTTCCCTAATGGTGTGCACCCACAGTTGTTATCGAGACGGCAGAGCTTAGAAACACAGTACTTGCAACACAGACTGCAGGTATGGTGCCTTCCTCCACAATGTCAAGCCAGCCATTGATAGTATGCACCAATGTAGCCAGTTATTTTCAATGAGAAAAATGGTGGATAACTAGTAAAACAACAAATTCAAGTTACACCTTGTGTAATAGAGTCTCCTTTGGTTGCTGCAGCTACTGCTTCTGGTTTTCTACTTATGTGCTAATTAGAGGCAAATGAGGGTAACAGGAGTTCAGTGACAGTTCTTGGTAAATCCTCACAGTTGCATTCCTTTCAAGGATATGTCCCAAGATCTGGTTTGGGGAGTGATCTGAGGAGCCTCTCTCCTTTTCCATCTCAGAgtaacatttctttttatttttactggTTTTCTTTTAAGAACACAAACTCTGCAGATTCTTCCAGCTTGTATACTAAAAATTCCCACAGAAGTCTAACCTCCGAGAATGTTTGAAATCAATTACAGTCACCAGTTAGTACATAATCATATCTATAATGGAGAAACAGACCAACATTTTCAAGTGTGCTTGAGCTCTGAGTGGTTCAGATTATTTTGGGTATCCAACTTGAGTGAGATTGGGCTTGGTTTTTCAGAATGCAGAGTACCTCCAACTACCACTAGCTTCAGTTATACTTGAGGGTGATTACTTAGTCTGAAAGCTGTTTGGGGCAAATACTATATTTTAGTTAcatgtgcctagcacaataggatcctgatccctgactggggcctctaggcactaccagtAACTGGTGGTGCTGGTGCTAGATAAATTAAAGTTGGACATCCAAAACTTGCAcctccacttttgaaaatgctgccCCCAATCTCTTAAAAACCCTCACCTTGTGTTAGGATAAACAAGCACTTCCCCAGCTGAGCCTTTCTGGGACAGTTCAGTCTCTCCTGGACTCTCATCCATTTAAAACAGTGCAtttcatttcacattttaaatCCATCATCTTTTGGTACTGTTGCAGAAACCCAGCCTGCTGTCAAAAGCCCAGAATACTTGTCAGCTGTACTGCAAAGAACTGCCTCGAAGCCTGGAACAGCAGTTACAAGAGCACAGGtgagaagcacctggcattggccactgtcagaagacaggatactgagctagatggacctttggtctgacccagtatggcctctCTTATGGTTCATAGTCTGTGTAGATGAGTAATTTGCATGTAACTTCCTCCCAGGAGGAATAGGGGAAGAGAGACATTCTTGGGACAGGCAAACTGTCATCTAAAAATCTCTACATACACAGTACTAAGGCCCTTCAGGTTTTTCTAATTTCACCCAAATTTTGGCTTTTCAGGATCTGGGAATTTTTTGCTTATGAAGCCAGGCTGATAGGCTGGCAAgatcagccagggctctgtccagggaggtgggggcagaaaTGATACTCACAGGGTGCAGTCTTCTGCTTCCCTCCTGAGTCCAGCCCTATGGTGTAGCCCTGTTTACTTCCTCTGTGCAGTGGAGGAGAGCAAGACTGACAGGGAGCTGGGTCTCAACAGCCACCACTGCCTGACTACTTTAGTGATGATAAAGTACCATAAAAGTTTGATTCAGCAGATAGTGGTGTGTCCTTAGCTTTCTTTAGTGTGCAGAGGTTCTGGAAGTTGGGGACAGTGTTCCTATACTTCTGTACTCTGGTTTCCAATGAAAGTTTCTGTATCATGTATTGCAATATTTATGGTAACTCAGAACATGAATGATGTGGTGCCTCAGAATCCCTGCAGTCATTTGGGTATTTCCTGCTTTTTGTCCGTGACCAGATAATTTTACCACAAAGAACATGAGGAATTCCTGTAAGCCAGACTTTTACAGACATCAGAAGGGACAATCGATTCAAAATGAGTCTTCTCTAAAACTGTCTTGCTTGTTGTTATGTCTACAGCAACAACGGAGTTTTGATTGGAAGAGATCTTTGTCTCTTCCATCctcccttttttctctttttgtaacGGGTTTCACTGTTTTCTCTGTGTAGTTAAATTGCTAGGCTGAACAGCAGTTAGAGAAAACTGATACAAAAGCAAGAAGAGCGAGGGTATACAAAGGCCTGTATAACAGTCAGCTAAAAACTGGCTCTGGTTTCTGTGTGAAAGAGCCACAGAGTTGAAGGTCAGAAGGGGTCTGACCTTACAGCCAGAATTAGACAAAAGTAGAACAGCAGTCAGGAGACTCAACTCTTGAGTGCCAGAGGCAGAGAACAGGCAGGACAAAGGTGCACCAATGtccaaggcccctgcaatggcagggaattgatgtAGGGAGACATATCCACATAATCCATGTGTCTGTAATCCACAAACACTGGTAGAGGGACTTGAAATCTTCACTTGCTTTCTCGTTGTCCCTTTATATCTGGAGTGAGCATCAAGAGTGGCTGTAGAATTGAGAGGTAACACTGACTCTTGCTTGAGGGCTAAGGCTGACAACCATCCAGAATGTTCTCTTGCTGACCAAAGCAACTTCATGTGCTTTTTCACATCTTAAAGAAAAGATGGTTGTGTGTAAGAAAATGTGAACTATCTAAACTAGGTGAGCTGGGAACAGTCTTGTACCGCCTCTTCTATCTACAGTTTTGGTTGAAGTTGGGATGTTgattagttaataagaattttttttatgatCCAGCACCCTTAGCATTTTTGTGGGGGTGAAGTGTGGCTTTTTCAATAAATTATTCCTGCTACATTATAGTGCATAAGGTTCATTTATTTGCCAAGCATAGTCTAGTTTTAATTGGTTAGAATAATACTTCATAGTCTACTAGAATATGTCCTGTAACGTTAGCCATGAGAGACTTTACTGCATTGTCTCTGCTTTTGCACCTTTGGTAAGAAGCAGGGAGAGACATGTTGAGTGTGCAGATTAGCCAAGTGACAATTAACAAGGTTCAGTTGTAAATGAAACCCAACTAGCAGTTAGAGATTGGCTTTCTCAAAGGAACCCAATGTACGTTTCACCACTCTCTTCTGCCATTGTTGTTAGTGATTAGCAGACAAATCTCACTAAGTATTAATATTTCAAAGACTGAAAATAATTCCTATTGATGTCCTTGATTCAGGCTGCATCAGAAGAGACTCTTCCTCCAGAagcagtcccagctgcaggctTATTTTAACCAGATGCATATAGCCGAAAACTCATACCCAAGGTCAAGTCAACTGCCACTTCCAggccaggaggagcagcagcagccgctgACACAGTTCAGCCTGGCACAGCCCTTGAGCCCTGTAATGGAGCCTTCCTCAGAACAAATGCAATATGACCCTTTCCTTAGCCAGTATCAGAAACTACAGCTGGAGTCTTTGCCACCATCACAGATCCACAGCTCACCTGGGCTGCCATTGCAGATTCATGTGCAACAGCAGCCACCACCGCTGCCACCCTTACAATATTCTTATCAGACTTGTGAATTGCCAGTGGTCACTTCTTCTGAGCCAGACTACCCAAACCAGTGCCAGTATTCCATGAACCCAGCCCAGCAAAGCAATGTAGCATCACCAGACAACCAGAGGAGCTCAGCACCTCATGAGTCTCAGTCCAACTATGAGGCATTAGCCCTTTCAGAGTTGCCAGGACTTTTTGATTGTGAAATGATGGAGACTGTTGACCCACAACATAGTGGCTATGTCTTGGTGAATTAGCCACCCTGCAGTGTTCACTTAAGAATGGAAGACAGGTGAAGTGAAGGAAAAGCAtctgaattttcatttttgttccaACCCTAACATTCATGGCTTATTTTCCAACCCTTGACCTACTGAGGGATGTAAAAGCCACCTGACTGGTACTAGCCAGGGATGGCTAAAAGCTACATAGCCATTGGTTCATCCTGTCAGTGCTATGCCACAAACCCCATGGCAGGGGCTGGAGATGGATACTGCAATTTGGTCAAACAAAGAACCAGTTTGCAGAGAAGGAGATTACAGATGtagttttaaagaaagaaaagggtcCCTTCCAAAAACTGGATACTCTGCTAGCATCCATCCAGTACCAGATGAAACCTGCTAAAGATCTGCAAAAGAAAGGAGATTAAATGAGTGATACATTGTACTTCTTGGCAATAAAAGCAATATATTTTTCATCCTGACTCAGACTTGGGTAACCTGAAGGCAAATCAAGAACTCATGAAACTTTAGTGCATGGTGGATTTAAAGGAAAGTTGCACTTTGGCATTGAAATGTTGATTCTAAGCTACTGATGTTGCATTAGTCCACAGTAAGTCTCAGAGGACATCAGGTGTTTCTCCAAAAGACTCCACACATCCTCCTGCTAGCAACAGCATTTCCCCAAACTTGCCAAAAAACTTCTAACTGCCCATCCTGGGAAGTTTCTGGAACTTTGACAAAATGATACACTGACCTAGTCAAAAGAGAGCTAGGTCTGATATGGGGCACTGCAGTGTTTTTAGAGGCCTCTGAATGGGGTACAGAATACTCCAAAGGTAAAGGATCAGTTAACAGAGATGTGAAAGTACCAAGAGGTGGTCTGCAACTGCAGCAAATGACATTGTCGAAAAGGTCAGCCAGGGTAGCATTAGAAATCAGCCCTTTTTGTGGACAGTCTCTTGTGGAGGCCTCTGCCTTGGAGCAGCTGTGGTCACTGGAGAGGATACATCTGTcctctgttgctttttaaaaataactattttgaATTTACAGTATGCGTTGCTGGTGGTTTATTAAGCTTTGTATATTTGGACAATTTGGGTTTTAGAACTTAAGGACAAAACAAAATGAGCTTAAAAACCCCATGTGAAGTGATAGTGCTGTGCCTTTTTGGGTTCTTTATCAGATTATATgctttttttcctgaagaaagtAGACAGTACCCCATTTATATCCATGCTAAAGCCAAAGTCACTTCAGAGCATGTGTTCCACCATGTGGAATACAATGCAACTTCCTTAGTGTCTTGATTGCTCATCTCTGTGTGAAATGTTCAAAGTATTACAGCAATATTTAGTGTCAAGAACTGTTGCTATATTAACCGTTTCAACAGATACTCACTTTGAGCAAGCACTTGAGTCCCCAAACCCTTGCAGTTCACAAAATGTCAGGCAGCAGCTGGGCTTTGGATCCATAGAAAGGACAGGGGTAATCACTGTAATGTGGGTTGTCTCAAGTGTTTGAAATACTGAGAGACATTATTAAAGGAGAACCTAGTGCCCCATAGTTGGAGAGTTTAGTCCTTTGTGAGCAGATGAACACACTAAGCACAATGCAGGTTCTTTAAAGCACAAAGAACAGCAGAAAAGCAGGTACTGCTTATGAAAAACAGCCTTTGATGTCTGGGAGGTTTTCCCTTTTCATTAAGTTCAAAGTGAGGAAAGAGGCAATATACACTAATAGCTCCATCTGTATCTATCACTACACAGTcactaaccttgctcctgacacTTTGCTCTCAAACCAAAGTTTTGTTGCAAGTTCCCAACCCCACCAATCTGGGCTGTTACTTTATACTGACCCACAGGCAAATTCTACAGTCACTATATAAAGCACTAAGGCATTGGACTGAATTGGTGGTAGCAGAAGAGAGAATTCCTGATACACTGAGAAAAGCCCAGTCAGTTTATAATCAGATTTTCTGACCAACTAATGTCATGTCATAAACAGAAGAGTTATCAAAGATCAGACTGCAGaaccatttttttccttcagagaaATAAGCAGTCAGCACACAGAGCAATAATACAGTATTTACGTggcaaaggtaaaaaaaaatctagtgactATATATTAGTCAGCTTTAAACAGGAAAAAgttcagcactgctgccagcaatTGCCTTATTTCCTAGCATGCTAAAATCTGACTGACCTGTGGTGTTTATACAGCACATTCTGTAATATTGGTCACTAATCCACTTGTTGTGCAGTCAGATTTGTTCAATCAAGGCTTTGTATTGACTATACGTTGATTCCAAAGCCATTGCTGGGGGGCAATTTGAAATCCCATGTAAGCTGAAGCATGGAATCTCATCTTAAAGGTTGTGCCCACTTACCCCTTTCTTTATGCTAGATGGCAAAGAGGTCCActaatgctttgctgttgtaacATGGACTCCTGATCTGGGGGAGGTTGAGAACCACCGACCTAAAGACTGTTTTAAGGTGACTTAATGCCATCTGCATAGAAACCTTTATAAATGGCATTCCATCCTCATCCATGGACACGCCTGTGTGAAGGGGTAAAAATCTTCACACAGCCCCTAGGTTTTAAGTGACTTGTAGAGAGCAAGCAACTGGCAACAACAAACACTGCAGGGGAACAAAGGGCCAGCCCAGTGGAGTCTAAGCATCTCACCAGGGCAGGTGACCACATGCAGCGAGAGTGGGCAGCAAGGGGCCACGTAAAATATTAAGCAAACATTTGTGCACATACGAGGCCAGGCTGAATACCCAGAGAGCTGCGTGAAAGAGAAGCAAACTATGGATATAGAAATGTCTCCATAGCATGAACAATCAATTCAGAAGCCCAGTTCTGCACAGGGAGTTGTTACAAAACATGGCCTGCCCCTTTTC is a window encoding:
- the SIK2 gene encoding serine/threonine-protein kinase SIK2 isoform X5 yields the protein MHKVAIKIIDKSQLDAVNLEKIYREVQIMKMLDHPHIIKLYQVMETKSMLYLVTEYAKNGEIFDYLANHGRLSEPEARRKFWQILSAVEYCHSRKIVHRDLKAENLLLDNNMNIKIADFGFGNFYKSGEPLTTWCGSPPYAAPEVFEGQQYEGPQLDIWSMGVVLYVLVCGALPFDGPTLPILRQRVLEGRFRIPYFMSEECEHLIRRMLVLDPSKRLTIAQIKEHKWMLIEVPVQRPILYPQGQENEPSIGEYNEQVLRLMHSLGIDQQKTIESLQNKSYNHFAAIYYLLVERLKSHRSSFPVEQRLDARQRRPSTIAEQTVAKTQAAVPPVNLRSQNVRLLRSPGLPPAPEAFSFPPSSCHVESAFMEEERVDTPKVNGCLLDPLPPMVIRKGCQSLPTSMMETSIDEGIETEGESEDDPAQAFAALQATRCGKRRHTLAEVTNQLVMMPGTGKVYSLDENPSLGSIDSEYDMGSFQRDLNFLEDTPTLKEMMLANQSAPRVTPPFIGLRPANPAMQALTSQKREAHNRSPVSFREGRRASDTSLTQGIVAFRQHLQNLARTKGILELNKVQLLYEQMGSEEEPNLTSTAPHLQNLVNSPPQEEASQQQEILSAFPNGVHPQLLSRRQSLETQYLQHRLQKPSLLSKAQNTCQLYCKELPRSLEQQLQEHRLHQKRLFLQKQSQLQAYFNQMHIAENSYPRSSQLPLPGQEEQQQPLTQFSLAQPLSPVMEPSSEQMQYDPFLSQYQKLQLESLPPSQIHSSPGLPLQIHVQQQPPPLPPLQYSYQTCELPVVTSSEPDYPNQCQYSMNPAQQSNVASPDNQRSSAPHESQSNYEALALSELPGLFDCEMMETVDPQHSGYVLVN
- the SIK2 gene encoding serine/threonine-protein kinase SIK2 isoform X1, which produces MVMAEPRRLPPLLPRGPGPVRVGFYDIEGTLGKGNFAVVKLGRHRITRSEVAIKIIDKSQLDAVNLEKIYREVQIMKMLDHPHIIKLYQVMETKSMLYLVTEYAKNGEIFDYLANHGRLSEPEARRKFWQILSAVEYCHSRKIVHRDLKAENLLLDNNMNIKIADFGFGNFYKSGEPLTTWCGSPPYAAPEVFEGQQYEGPQLDIWSMGVVLYVLVCGALPFDGPTLPILRQRVLEGRFRIPYFMSEECEHLIRRMLVLDPSKRLTIAQIKEHKWMLIEVPVQRPILYPQGQENEPSIGEYNEQVLRLMHSLGIDQQKTIESLQNKSYNHFAAIYYLLVERLKSHRSSFPVEQRLDARQRRPSTIAEQTVAKTQAAVPPVNLRSQNVRLLRSPGLPPAPEAFSFPPSSCHVESAFMEEERVDTPKVNGCLLDPLPPMVIRKGCQSLPTSMMETSIDEGIETEGESEDDPAQAFAALQATRCGKRRHTLAEVTNQLVMMPGTGKVYSLDENPSLGSIDSEYDMGSFQRDLNFLEDTPTLKEMMLANQSAPRVTPPFIGLRPANPAMQALTSQKREAHNRSPVSFREGRRASDTSLTQGIVAFRQHLQNLARTKGILELNKVQLLYEQMGSEEEPNLTSTAPHLQNLVNSPPQEEASQQQEILSAFPNGVHPQLLSRRQSLETQYLQHRLQKPSLLSKAQNTCQLYCKELPRSLEQQLQEHRLHQKRLFLQKQSQLQAYFNQMHIAENSYPRSSQLPLPGQEEQQQPLTQFSLAQPLSPVMEPSSEQMQYDPFLSQYQKLQLESLPPSQIHSSPGLPLQIHVQQQPPPLPPLQYSYQTCELPVVTSSEPDYPNQCQYSMNPAQQSNVASPDNQRSSAPHESQSNYEALALSELPGLFDCEMMETVDPQHSGYVLVN
- the SIK2 gene encoding serine/threonine-protein kinase SIK2 isoform X2, with product MVMAEPRRLPPLLPRGPGPVRVGFYDIEGTLGKGNFAVVKLGRHRITRSEVAIKIIDKSQLDAVNLEKIYREVQIMKMLDHPHIIKLYQVMETKSMLYLVTEYAKNGEIFDYLANHGRLSEPEARRKFWQILSAVEYCHSRKIVHRDLKAENLLLDNNMNIKIADFGFGNFYKSGEPLTTWCGSPPYAAPEVFEGQQYEGPQLDIWSMGVVLYVLVCGALPFDGPTLPILRQRVLEGRFRIPYFMSEECEHLIRRMLVLDPSKRLTIAQIKEHKWMLIEVPVQRPILYPQGQENEPSIGEYNEQVLRLMHSLGIDQQKTIESLQNKSYNHFAAIYYLLVERLKSHRSSFPVEQRLDARQRRPSTIAEQTVAKTQAAVPPVNLRSQNVRLLRSPGLPPAPEAFSFPPSSCHVESAFMEEERVDTPKVNGCLLDPLPPMVIRKGCQSLPTSMMETSIDEGIETEGESEDDPAQAFAALQATRCGKRRHTLAEVTNQLVMMPGKVYSLDENPSLGSIDSEYDMGSFQRDLNFLEDTPTLKEMMLANQSAPRVTPPFIGLRPANPAMQALTSQKREAHNRSPVSFREGRRASDTSLTQGIVAFRQHLQNLARTKGILELNKVQLLYEQMGSEEEPNLTSTAPHLQNLVNSPPQEEASQQQEILSAFPNGVHPQLLSRRQSLETQYLQHRLQKPSLLSKAQNTCQLYCKELPRSLEQQLQEHRLHQKRLFLQKQSQLQAYFNQMHIAENSYPRSSQLPLPGQEEQQQPLTQFSLAQPLSPVMEPSSEQMQYDPFLSQYQKLQLESLPPSQIHSSPGLPLQIHVQQQPPPLPPLQYSYQTCELPVVTSSEPDYPNQCQYSMNPAQQSNVASPDNQRSSAPHESQSNYEALALSELPGLFDCEMMETVDPQHSGYVLVN
- the SIK2 gene encoding serine/threonine-protein kinase SIK2 isoform X6 produces the protein MVMAEPRRLPPLLPRGPGPVRVGFYDIEGTLGKGNFAVVKLGRHRITRSEVAIKIIDKSQLDAVNLEKIYREVQIMKMLDHPHIIKLYQVMETKSMLYLVTEYAKNGEIFDYLANHGRLSEPEARRKFWQILSAVEYCHSRKIVHRDLKAENLLLDNNMNIKIADFGFGNFYKSGEPLTTWCGSPPYAAPEVFEGQQYEGPQLDIWSMGVVLYVLVCGALPFDGPTLPILRQRVLEGRFRIPYFMSEECEHLIRRMLVLDPSKRLTIAQIKEHKWMLIEVPVQRPILYPQGQENEPSIGEYNEQVLRLMHSLGIDQQKTIESLQNKSYNHFAAIYYLLVERLKSHRSSFPVEQRLDARQRRPSTIAEQTVAKVNGCLLDPLPPMVIRKGCQSLPTSMMETSIDEGIETEGESEDDPAQAFAALQATRCGKRRHTLAEVTNQLVMMPGTGKVYSLDENPSLGSIDSEYDMGSFQRDLNFLEDTPTLKEMMLANQSAPRVTPPFIGLRPANPAMQALTSQKREAHNRSPVSFREGRRASDTSLTQGIVAFRQHLQNLARTKGILELNKVQLLYEQMGSEEEPNLTSTAPHLQNLVNSPPQEEASQQQEILSAFPNGVHPQLLSRRQSLETQYLQHRLQKPSLLSKAQNTCQLYCKELPRSLEQQLQEHRLHQKRLFLQKQSQLQAYFNQMHIAENSYPRSSQLPLPGQEEQQQPLTQFSLAQPLSPVMEPSSEQMQYDPFLSQYQKLQLESLPPSQIHSSPGLPLQIHVQQQPPPLPPLQYSYQTCELPVVTSSEPDYPNQCQYSMNPAQQSNVASPDNQRSSAPHESQSNYEALALSELPGLFDCEMMETVDPQHSGYVLVN